A genomic segment from Chitinophaga niabensis encodes:
- a CDS encoding terpene synthase family protein, with the protein MLKTISDEEFYAGLLDLPKPSYPFPDFIHPDFQQQREEYYDWIDREYTLHSKEAREKHKLHHLTDIAARGCPFLSTLAELRPLANYAANGAMMDDYWDRCSRNEMNEIGKHITALLTGEDANEPLDNGIFHQFWLLRQDAITCEMPERLYKRFVASIRNVFVGYAEEKVYYKANVPPPLAVYLIIREDTSGALPFCKYLAMQKDYRQLPDDILEHPHILRLHTLCALMIGIHNDFISLPKELHREGDTMNLVKVVQHEYKIPIREAYMKALEIHDNFLKEFMLLHEYLPPFGKWRDMVYNYVQDLGISVAGVYAWHTNDKSRYTNGGYVDGEFVSRD; encoded by the coding sequence ATGCTAAAGACAATTTCAGATGAAGAATTCTATGCAGGATTACTTGACCTCCCCAAGCCCAGCTATCCTTTTCCCGATTTTATACACCCGGATTTTCAACAACAGCGGGAAGAATACTACGATTGGATTGACAGGGAGTATACGCTACATAGTAAAGAAGCCCGCGAAAAACATAAGTTACATCATCTGACTGACATTGCAGCACGAGGCTGCCCTTTTTTAAGTACACTCGCAGAATTACGCCCCCTTGCGAATTATGCGGCCAACGGGGCAATGATGGATGATTACTGGGACCGTTGTTCGCGCAATGAAATGAATGAGATCGGAAAACACATAACCGCGTTGTTAACCGGAGAGGATGCCAATGAACCGCTGGATAACGGAATATTCCATCAATTCTGGCTGCTCAGGCAGGATGCCATTACATGTGAAATGCCGGAACGTTTGTATAAAAGGTTTGTAGCTTCCATACGCAACGTATTTGTTGGCTATGCGGAGGAAAAAGTGTATTACAAGGCCAATGTTCCGCCACCACTTGCTGTTTACCTGATCATCCGGGAAGATACAAGCGGAGCCCTTCCGTTTTGCAAATACCTGGCTATGCAGAAAGATTACCGCCAGTTACCGGATGATATATTAGAGCACCCGCACATCTTACGGCTTCATACGCTTTGCGCTTTGATGATCGGCATACACAATGATTTTATTTCACTTCCCAAAGAGCTGCACAGGGAGGGAGATACCATGAACCTGGTAAAAGTAGTACAGCATGAATATAAAATACCAATAAGAGAAGCCTATATGAAGGCATTGGAGATCCATGATAACTTTTTAAAGGAATTTATGCTGTTACATGAGTATCTGCCGCCATTTGGGAAATGGCGGGACATGGTTTATAATTATGTACAGGACCTGGGTATCTCAGTTGCCGGTGTTTATGCCTGGCATACGAACGATAAATCTCGCTATACGAATGGAGGGTATGTAGACGGTGAGTTTGTCAGCCGGGATTAA
- a CDS encoding OmpA family protein encodes MIRRSLTFIATITLAGSLQAQEQKSVLRLAEEAYAREEYALAGALYQRQTSGKENKTPVALLMKMAHSYQEIGRFQEAAGYYQQIIARPDHPTAASFAYGETLRQLEQYEAAKQQYALFTTSNADSIQLKEIAIRSCDSAAIWIKAPSPLQLQPLKTLNTSGSDLVSSIVNRKLVLMSNGYRRLVLNGNRETNPATDRRTQQPFYKAYVYQQYAQGNGTMYLEELLPKVFGKYDYHIGPVYLNKSEDTLYATINIQGKNVQYTGKGPVNGVRQLQLYLSVKTNDKWSELVLLPGINIAGYSSSHAVLNTGGNILYFVSDRPGGLGQTDIWYCEKQADGNWSTPLNCGDKINTIAAETFPTVNEEGALYFSSKGHAGFGGYDIYRVKGERTNWGTPENMKAPFNSGADDIGFVLKNNGPEGYLSSNKPGGMGSDDIYSFVATDLFNSINGIKAPDVIRNNEPKDTKPPVTVTGPRKLTAAEEADKQKLEQLKFLYDYNSADLLTESQQMLDNVAEIMARHPDWKLVVLSFADNRGTDQYNNDLSARRCFSSIEYLAQKGIDQKRIYYANKGESEPVNKCKDGVPCNEEEHRQNRRTELQVMW; translated from the coding sequence ATGATACGACGTAGTTTAACTTTTATCGCAACCATAACGCTGGCCGGCAGCCTGCAGGCACAGGAGCAGAAAAGTGTGCTCCGGCTTGCTGAAGAGGCTTATGCGCGGGAAGAATATGCACTCGCAGGGGCTCTTTACCAGCGGCAGACGAGTGGGAAAGAAAATAAAACACCTGTAGCATTGCTGATGAAGATGGCGCATAGCTACCAGGAGATCGGCCGCTTCCAGGAAGCGGCAGGCTATTATCAACAGATCATCGCCCGGCCTGATCATCCCACTGCTGCCTCTTTTGCCTACGGTGAAACATTGCGGCAGCTGGAACAGTACGAGGCTGCAAAACAGCAATATGCCCTGTTCACTACCAGTAATGCCGATAGCATCCAACTGAAGGAAATTGCAATACGCAGCTGCGACAGTGCCGCAATCTGGATCAAAGCTCCTTCTCCCCTGCAACTGCAGCCTTTGAAAACGTTGAACACAAGTGGATCTGACCTGGTGAGCAGCATCGTGAACAGGAAACTGGTACTGATGTCCAACGGGTATCGCAGGCTGGTGCTCAATGGCAACCGGGAAACAAATCCCGCAACGGACAGGCGTACGCAGCAACCCTTTTACAAAGCTTACGTTTACCAGCAATACGCACAAGGTAATGGCACCATGTACCTGGAAGAACTGCTGCCTAAGGTATTCGGCAAATATGATTACCATATCGGCCCTGTATACCTGAACAAATCGGAAGACACACTCTACGCAACCATTAACATCCAGGGGAAAAATGTACAGTATACAGGCAAAGGTCCCGTGAATGGGGTCCGCCAGCTGCAGCTCTATCTGTCTGTGAAAACCAACGATAAATGGAGCGAACTGGTATTGCTGCCGGGCATCAATATAGCAGGATATTCTTCCAGCCATGCGGTACTGAATACAGGCGGGAACATCCTCTACTTTGTATCCGACCGCCCCGGTGGCCTGGGCCAAACGGACATCTGGTATTGTGAAAAACAGGCGGATGGCAACTGGAGCACACCACTGAACTGCGGAGATAAGATCAACACCATCGCAGCTGAAACATTTCCCACCGTGAATGAAGAAGGCGCTCTTTACTTCTCCAGTAAAGGCCATGCAGGATTCGGGGGATATGATATCTACCGGGTGAAAGGCGAAAGAACAAACTGGGGAACACCAGAGAATATGAAAGCACCTTTCAACTCCGGTGCAGACGATATTGGCTTTGTATTGAAAAATAACGGACCTGAAGGTTACCTGTCTTCAAACAAACCGGGCGGTATGGGAAGTGATGATATCTACTCTTTTGTTGCTACTGATCTTTTCAACAGCATAAATGGCATCAAAGCACCGGATGTGATTAGAAATAACGAACCGAAGGATACCAAACCTCCTGTTACCGTAACAGGGCCAAGGAAACTTACTGCCGCAGAAGAAGCCGATAAACAAAAACTGGAACAGCTGAAATTCCTCTATGATTATAACAGCGCTGACCTGTTGACAGAATCACAACAAATGCTCGATAATGTTGCCGAAATAATGGCCCGTCATCCGGATTGGAAACTCGTTGTGTTATCATTTGCAGACAACCGGGGTACAGATCAATATAATAATGACCTGTCTGCAAGACGTTGTTTCTCGTCCATTGAATACCTGGCTCAAAAGGGTATTGATCAGAAACGGATCTATTATGCAAACAAGGGTGAAAGTGAACCTGTGAACAAGTGTAAGGACGGCGTCCCCTGCAATGAGGAAGAACACCGCCAGAACAGGCGCACAGAACTACAGGTAATGTGGTAA
- a CDS encoding PorP/SprF family type IX secretion system membrane protein → MQKILKAVITALLLIPGACATAQQNIQFSQYVFNGLSVNPAYAGYKEDLYLNASYRHQWAGFPGAPRTGGISLDGVTPASEGRVGLGGQVLFDKLGPQESLAFYGSYSYRIPLDAENTRRICFGIGAGVTQYSIDGSALQYMDNDDQAIPTGKTSTWVPDARFGIYYYTSKFYAGVSVMDLFSLYSDATRYNWKGNNYSTIRKTQHMYLTAGTVIPLGEGLQLKPSFLLKEDFKGPTNVDLNAFLLIGEKLWVGGSYRTNVNIWKKTGLQRDLQEQNAASAMIEFYATPQLRIGYSYDLNVNKMAGYQGGSHEMSVGYLIPSKKFTVQNPRYF, encoded by the coding sequence ATGCAAAAAATACTAAAAGCAGTGATAACGGCTTTGCTCCTCATCCCGGGAGCCTGCGCAACAGCGCAGCAGAACATACAGTTCAGCCAGTATGTTTTCAACGGGCTCAGTGTTAACCCGGCTTATGCAGGTTATAAGGAAGACCTTTATCTGAATGCCTCCTACCGACATCAATGGGCAGGTTTCCCTGGGGCACCACGCACCGGGGGAATCTCCCTGGATGGTGTAACTCCTGCCAGCGAAGGCAGGGTTGGCCTCGGCGGGCAGGTATTGTTCGATAAACTCGGGCCACAGGAATCACTGGCATTCTATGGTTCTTATTCCTACCGTATTCCTCTTGATGCGGAAAATACACGCCGTATCTGCTTTGGTATTGGTGCAGGTGTAACCCAGTATTCCATAGATGGTTCCGCATTACAGTATATGGATAATGACGACCAGGCAATACCTACCGGTAAAACCAGCACCTGGGTACCAGATGCACGCTTCGGCATCTATTACTATACTTCAAAGTTCTATGCCGGTGTTTCTGTAATGGACCTGTTCTCCCTTTATTCAGATGCTACCCGGTATAACTGGAAAGGGAATAACTACTCCACCATCCGCAAAACGCAACACATGTATCTTACAGCAGGCACTGTGATCCCGCTGGGTGAAGGTCTTCAGCTGAAACCGTCCTTCCTGTTGAAAGAGGACTTCAAAGGGCCTACCAATGTAGACCTGAACGCTTTCCTGCTGATAGGTGAAAAGTTATGGGTGGGTGGCTCCTATCGCACGAACGTGAACATCTGGAAAAAGACCGGTTTGCAACGTGACCTCCAGGAACAAAACGCAGCCAGCGCCATGATTGAATTCTACGCTACCCCACAGCTGCGCATCGGTTATTCCTATGATCTGAACGTAAACAAGATGGCAGGTTACCAGGGTGGTTCACATGAAATGTCCGTTGGATACCTGATCCCTTCTAAAAAATTCACGGTACAGAACCCAAGGTATTTTTAA